The DNA window GCACCTTCTCCAAGGCGCGCATCAAAAGCATCGACGCGCAGCCCATCCGCTCGGCGCTGGCCAAGGGCCACATCGTCGTGGTGGCGGGGTTCCAGGGCGTGGACGAGGAGGGGAGCGTCACGACGCTGGGGCGTGGAGGCTCGGACACGACGGCGGTGGCGGTGGCCGCCGCGCTCCAGGCGGATGCGTGTGAAATCTACACGGACGTCGACGGTGTCTATACGACGGACCCGAACATGGTTCCCGCCGCGCGCAAGCTGGAGCGCATCGCCTATGAGGAGATGCTGGAGCTGGCGAGCGTGGGCGCGAAGGTGCTGCAGATTCGCTCGGTCGAGTTCGCGATGAAGTACAAGGTGCCGCTCTGGGTGAAGTCTTCGTTCTCCCAGGACCCGGGCACCCTCGTTTGCGAGGAGGACAAGTCCATGGAGGACGTGCTGGTCCGCGGCGTGGCGTATGACCGGAACGAGGCGAAGATCACCGTCAGCGGGGTGCCGGATGTGCCGGGCATCGCGGCGAAGATTTTCGGGCCGCTCGATGAGAAGCACATCGTGGTGGACCTCATCGTCCAGAACCCGTCGCGAGACGGGCGCACGGACCTGACCTTCACGGTGGGCAAGTCGGATTTCGCCAAGGCGCAGGAGGTGGTGCGCAAGGCCGCGGCGGAGATCCAGGCCCTGGGCATCGAGACCGACGACAACATCGCCAAGGTCTCCATTGTTGGCGTGGGCATGCGCAACCACTCGGGCGTGGCGGCGAGGATGTTCGCGGCGCTGTCCTCCGAGGGCATCAACATCCAGATGATCTCCACCTCGGAGATCAAGGTCTCGTGTGTCGTCCACTCCAAGTACACGGAGCTGGCGGTGCGTGCGCTGCATACGGCGTTCGGACTGGACCAGCCGTTGCCGCCCGAGGGGGTGGTGGCCGTGTCGGAGACGGCGGCGCTCAAGGGCGAGAAGGTCTGAGCCGGTGGCGAGGCGCACCGCGGCGCTCGCCGTTGTGGCGTTGGGGGTGATGGGGTTGGGGGCGGTGGCCCGCGCGCGCTGGCCGGATTCCGCGCCAGCGCTGGATTGTCCTCCCGAGGTGGTGCGGCTGCGCTCGGATGGCGTGGCCACCTGTGGCGAGGGGGCGCGGCCGACGGGGGCGCAGGCGTTGGCGTTGGGGAGGCGGTTGGACCTCAACGTCGCCACGGCGGAGGAGCTGGCGTTGTTGCCGGGAGTGGGGGCTTCGCTCGCGAGGAGTCTGGTGGAGGCTCGCGAGGGGGCGGGAGGGTTCGGGAGTTGGGAGGCGGTGGACGAAGTGCCTGGAGTCGGGGCTGCCCGGTTGAAGACCCTCCAGTCGGCCACGGTGTTGGGGGCGGCGCCCGATACGGGGGCTGTGTGGTAAGCACGCGACGTGCAGATCTCCTGCCCTCAGTGCTCGATGCAGTACGCCCTCGATGCTCGGCTGCTGCCGCCGAGCGGGGCGTCGATGCAGTGCACACGGTGTAACCATGTGTTCATGGTGGTGCCTCCGACGGAGGCTCCGCGCCCCGCGCCCGTGGATGACACGGCGGTGCGCACGCCGAGCGGCTCGTGGGCCTCGACGCCCGCGTCGATGAAGACGCAGATTTTCGGTTCAGGCCAGACGCCGAGCGGGCAGGGCGCGGCGGTTCCGAATACGACGCAGACGTTCGGGGTCGTGGGCTCAAGTGGGCCGGGGGCTCCGACTTCCTCGCACGCCGTCTCGAACACGACGCAGACGTTTGGTGCGGTAGGAGCGAGCGCATCAGCGCAGGCCGTTCCGGGCAAGACGCAGATGTTCGGCGCGGTAGGGGCGACCGCATCAGCGCAGCCCATTCCGAACACGACGCAGACGTTCGGTACCGTGGAAACGACGAGGCAGGGGACTCCGACTCCAGCGCAGACCTTCGGGGGCGCGAGCGCGGCGGGCCACGCCGTCTCGAACACGACGCAGACGTTCGGCGCGGTCGGTGCGAACACGTCGGCGCAGTCCATCTCGAACACGACACAGACGTTCGGTGCGGTCGGTGCGAACGCATCAGCGCAGCCCATTCCGAACACGACGCAAACCTTTGGAGCAGTGACGGGTGGCGTGGGCGGCCACTCACCTGGACCCAACAACACGACGCAGACATTCGGCGCGGTGAGCTCGGGGGGGAGCGCACACACGATTCCAAACACCACGCAGGTGTTCGGCGCCGCGAAGCCCGCGCAATCGGCTCCGCCGTCGATGGCCCCCGTCACCCTGGGCACCTCGGAGGCAGCTCCGTCCCCGGCCATCAACTCCGCAGGCAGTTCGCCCGTCTTCGCGGGGAACGCGCAGGCTCCCATCGGGCGCACCATGACCTTCGGTGCCGTGGCCGCAGCCGCCCACGGCGGAGGCGTGGTTCCTTCTCTTCCAGGCGACGGGCCACTCAGTTCCCAGCTCGATGCCCCAGTGGCAACACCTCGGACGACGCAGCTCTTCGGCGCAGCCGCCACCGAGTCCGTCATCCCCGAGCCCGCCCAGCGAAAGACGGCGCTCTACGGCGGCTCGTCGAGCGCGGAGCAGGCCCCTACAGGCGTGCTGCTGCCCGTGGAGGCCTCATCAGGCGGAAGTCCCGAAAGAAACCCACCCGCCTATCTCCGTGGCCCCGTGTCCCTGCCACCCGAGCTCCTCGCCGCTTCACGAGGCGCCGCTGAGGGAGCCCCGAATGCAAAGCCAACGAACCGGGCAACTCCAGTCGTGTGGGGATTGCTCGTCGTGGGCGGCGTCTTCCTCGCGGGAGTGCTCGCCTATCCCGCATGGCGTGACCGCGATGCGAACATGCCGGCAGCGGCGGTCACGGCGAAGGATGAGGCGGCCGCGCTGCTGCGACGGGACGATGAGGTCACTCGCGTCACGGCCATCGACAGCCTCAAGCGCCTGACCGTCGCGCATCCGAAGTACGTCGAAGCCCGCGCGGAGCTCCTGGTCGCGTTGAGCCTGCGCCTGGGCGAACTCCAAGCCGAGGTCGAAGGTCTCCGCCTTCGCGCCGAGCAGCTCCAGCGCGAGATGGGGAGCCTCGAACCGGACTCCCTCGAACTCGTCGCCCGTGCGGAAGAGCTCTCCGAGGTATCGCGCCTCGGTGGTCCGTTGAAGGCCGACCTCTCCAGGCTGCGGGATGAAGTGGACGCCCTGGCCGCGACGCTCGAGCCGGCCCCGGAAGTCGAGCCGACTCCCGCCCTGGTGGCCCGAGTGAAGGCGCGAGCCCTCCATGCCGCGGTGAGAGCCTCGCCTGATGCCCTCGCCCTGGCGGAGCGTCTGCGCAACGTCGAGAGCGCACCCAAGGTCTGGAGCACCATCGCCCGCGCGGAATACGTCCTCAGCTCTGGCTCTCCGCCCACCTCCGTCGAGCAATCCAAGCAGGACCTCGAGGCCCTCCGTGCGGCGGACGGAACGCTGCTGCGAGCCCAGGTGCTGGGTGCTCGGATGGCCCTGCGCCAGGATGACAAGGCGTCCGCGCGTTCACTGCTGGACGTCGTCCACGCCCTCAATCCCAATCACGAAGTGGCGCGCAAGCTGCTCAAGCAGCTCGAAGTCCGCGGCTCCAAACCCTGAAGGAACGCACGGCGGGAGGCTGGAGAAATTCCAGTCGTGACGCCTGGTGACCGCGCGATGCCCTGATTCACAGGGGGAGCGCGGGGCATGCCTCTTGCTGTCCCCCCGGGTGGATTCGGGGACTGGGTTTGGGAGGCAGGTCGATGGCGGAAGTCTTCTTCTGGTGTGCCGCATTGCTGCTGGCGCACACATACTTTTTGTACCCCTTGAGCCTCTTCGTGCTGGATGGGGTGGCTCAGGTGGTCCAGAACATCCGGGCGATGCGCGGGAGCGACGCGGGCGAGAACCTCACGGCCCGTCGCTTGCCGGCGCCCTCCGTGAGCCTGGTCGTCGCGGCGTACAACGAGGCGTCGTGCATCGAGCAGAAGCTGGAGAACAGCCTCGCGTTCGACTATCCCGCCGAGCGCTTCGAGGTGCTGATCGGCTCGGATGGTTCGACGGATGGGACGAACGAGCACGTCCTCCGGTGCCAGGATGAGCGGGTTCGGCTGTCACCGGCACCGCGCGCGGGCAAGACGACGGTGCTCAATCGCTGCATTCCCGCGGCCCGAGGCGACATCGTGGTGCTCTCGGACGCGAACACGATGATTGAGCCGGACGCCGTGCAGAAGCTGGTGCGCCACTTCGACGACCCGGAGGTGGGGGCCGTCTGCGGCAAGCTGCGGCTCTTCAATCCGACGAAGAAGGACTACGAGGAGAGCGCGTACTGGAGCTACGAATCCCTCATCAAGATGTACGAGGGGCGTCGAGGCGCCGTGGTGGGGGCCAATGGAGGGCTCTATGCCATCCGCCGCACGCTCTTCACCCAGCTTCCGCCGTCCACCATCGTGGATGACTTCGTCATCCCGCTGCGCATCCTGGAGAAGGGCTACAAGGTCGTCTACGAAGAGGGCGCCGTGGCCCATGAGGAGACGACGGAGGACTACGGCAAGGAGTTCGGCCGTCGGGCGAGAATCGCCGCGGGCAACTTCCAGAGCCTTCGCATGGTGCCGGGGCTCCTGCTCCCCACGGCGGGCTTCCCGGCGTTCGCGTTCTGGTCCCACAAACTCCTGCGCTGGTTCGCGCCGGCGTTGATGGGCGTCGCGCTGGTGGCCAACCTGTTCCTGCTCGACAGCGTGTTCTACCGCTTCACCTTGCTGGCGCAGGGGCTGTTCTACGCGCTGGCGTACCTGGGGAAGGTGGGGGCGTTGAAGCGGGGCACGGCGAAGCGCGTGGCCTCGGTGGCCTACTACTTCGTGACGATGAACCTGGCCATCGTCGTGGGCTTCTGGCGCTTCCTGCGCAACTCGCAGCGCGCCGCGTGGGACCGCACGGCGCGAGCCTCCTGACGTCGCGGCGTCTACCGCAGGGCCACCGGAACGGGGGCGGGCTTCTTCGGCGCGGGAGACAGGGGCAGCACGCTTCCGAAAGAGGCGAAGAGCTGCCCGGTGAGGACGGGGTCCTTGTTGGGGCCCGGGTGACGGAGCAAGTCATTGAGGACTTCGCCCGTCTTCGGGTCCCGGGGCAGGTGAGGGCGGTCCAGGTTCATGCGGTAGCGCACGACGCCCCGGTTCACGCGGTGGATGACGGTGACGGTGCCCCGGGCGTCCACGTCCTCGACGATGCCGACGTGGGTGAGCCCATCGTTGCGGCGGCCGTCGCGGTTCTGGTCATACGTCTCACGGAAGAAGACGAGGTCTCCGGGCACGGGGCGGCCATCCTCGTACACGCGGCCGTGGGTGCGAGCGTAGCGATAGAGCGCCGTGACGCCGTTGTCGCCCGGCTTGAGGGTGCCTCGGAAGGACAGGCCCGCCTGGGCATAGACACCCTCGATGAGGCCGGTGCAGTCCGCCGGGTACTTGCGCCCGTCGAAGGTGACCTGGGGTTTGCCGACGACGGACTGGGCCGCGGCAATCACCGTCGCGCGGGCCTGAGGGGAGATGGCGCGAGGGCTTCGGGTGGTCGCGGCCACGGTGGCGGGCTTGCCCTTCGGCGGCTTCGACGCGGTGGCGCGCGTGGGCGTGCGCCGGGCGGGGGGCGCCTTGGGTTCGGCCGAGGAGGCCACCGCGCTCGACAGCGACTCACGAGGGAAGGCGGGCGGGGAGGCGGAGCGATAGCGGACGGCATACGAGTCCAGCCACGGCTCCAGTCGGTTGGAGGGGGTGGCGCATCCGGTCGCCATCATCGCGAGCCATCCCATCAGCGTGAGCCACCGCATGCGCGACCTCCCTGTAGCGTCCTGAGGCACCCATGCTCCCCCCGCACA is part of the Myxococcus landrumus genome and encodes:
- a CDS encoding aspartate kinase, translating into MALIVQKYGGTSVGDTERMKNVARRCLAAQRAGHDVVVVVSAMSGETNRLLKLVAQITDRPDEREQDVVVATGEQVSIGLVAMAIHAQGGKATSFLGHQVRIVTDSTFSKARIKSIDAQPIRSALAKGHIVVVAGFQGVDEEGSVTTLGRGGSDTTAVAVAAALQADACEIYTDVDGVYTTDPNMVPAARKLERIAYEEMLELASVGAKVLQIRSVEFAMKYKVPLWVKSSFSQDPGTLVCEEDKSMEDVLVRGVAYDRNEAKITVSGVPDVPGIAAKIFGPLDEKHIVVDLIVQNPSRDGRTDLTFTVGKSDFAKAQEVVRKAAAEIQALGIETDDNIAKVSIVGVGMRNHSGVAARMFAALSSEGINIQMISTSEIKVSCVVHSKYTELAVRALHTAFGLDQPLPPEGVVAVSETAALKGEKV
- a CDS encoding ComEA family DNA-binding protein, which gives rise to MARRTAALAVVALGVMGLGAVARARWPDSAPALDCPPEVVRLRSDGVATCGEGARPTGAQALALGRRLDLNVATAEELALLPGVGASLARSLVEAREGAGGFGSWEAVDEVPGVGAARLKTLQSATVLGAAPDTGAVW
- a CDS encoding zinc-ribbon domain-containing protein, producing MQISCPQCSMQYALDARLLPPSGASMQCTRCNHVFMVVPPTEAPRPAPVDDTAVRTPSGSWASTPASMKTQIFGSGQTPSGQGAAVPNTTQTFGVVGSSGPGAPTSSHAVSNTTQTFGAVGASASAQAVPGKTQMFGAVGATASAQPIPNTTQTFGTVETTRQGTPTPAQTFGGASAAGHAVSNTTQTFGAVGANTSAQSISNTTQTFGAVGANASAQPIPNTTQTFGAVTGGVGGHSPGPNNTTQTFGAVSSGGSAHTIPNTTQVFGAAKPAQSAPPSMAPVTLGTSEAAPSPAINSAGSSPVFAGNAQAPIGRTMTFGAVAAAAHGGGVVPSLPGDGPLSSQLDAPVATPRTTQLFGAAATESVIPEPAQRKTALYGGSSSAEQAPTGVLLPVEASSGGSPERNPPAYLRGPVSLPPELLAASRGAAEGAPNAKPTNRATPVVWGLLVVGGVFLAGVLAYPAWRDRDANMPAAAVTAKDEAAALLRRDDEVTRVTAIDSLKRLTVAHPKYVEARAELLVALSLRLGELQAEVEGLRLRAEQLQREMGSLEPDSLELVARAEELSEVSRLGGPLKADLSRLRDEVDALAATLEPAPEVEPTPALVARVKARALHAAVRASPDALALAERLRNVESAPKVWSTIARAEYVLSSGSPPTSVEQSKQDLEALRAADGTLLRAQVLGARMALRQDDKASARSLLDVVHALNPNHEVARKLLKQLEVRGSKP
- a CDS encoding glycosyltransferase family 2 protein, with amino-acid sequence MAEVFFWCAALLLAHTYFLYPLSLFVLDGVAQVVQNIRAMRGSDAGENLTARRLPAPSVSLVVAAYNEASCIEQKLENSLAFDYPAERFEVLIGSDGSTDGTNEHVLRCQDERVRLSPAPRAGKTTVLNRCIPAARGDIVVLSDANTMIEPDAVQKLVRHFDDPEVGAVCGKLRLFNPTKKDYEESAYWSYESLIKMYEGRRGAVVGANGGLYAIRRTLFTQLPPSTIVDDFVIPLRILEKGYKVVYEEGAVAHEETTEDYGKEFGRRARIAAGNFQSLRMVPGLLLPTAGFPAFAFWSHKLLRWFAPALMGVALVANLFLLDSVFYRFTLLAQGLFYALAYLGKVGALKRGTAKRVASVAYYFVTMNLAIVVGFWRFLRNSQRAAWDRTARAS
- a CDS encoding CHAP domain-containing protein; amino-acid sequence: MRWLTLMGWLAMMATGCATPSNRLEPWLDSYAVRYRSASPPAFPRESLSSAVASSAEPKAPPARRTPTRATASKPPKGKPATVAATTRSPRAISPQARATVIAAAQSVVGKPQVTFDGRKYPADCTGLIEGVYAQAGLSFRGTLKPGDNGVTALYRYARTHGRVYEDGRPVPGDLVFFRETYDQNRDGRRNDGLTHVGIVEDVDARGTVTVIHRVNRGVVRYRMNLDRPHLPRDPKTGEVLNDLLRHPGPNKDPVLTGQLFASFGSVLPLSPAPKKPAPVPVALR